In one window of Solanum pennellii chromosome 2, SPENNV200 DNA:
- the LOC107008843 gene encoding uncharacterized protein LOC107008843 isoform X2 → MARSALDEMSATGAFERTSSTFRNIVSREPGSVFPVESGRYHLYISYACPWASRCLAYLKIKGLDQAIDFTSVKPIWERTKDSDEHMGWVFASSSTEEAGADLDPLNGAKSIRELYELASTNYSGKYTVPVLWDKKLKTIVNNESAEIIRMFNSEFNDIAENAALDLYPPHLQSQINEANDWIYDGINNGVYQCGFAKKQEPYDEAVQKVYKALDKCEEILSKQRYICGDQVTEADIRLFVTLIRFDEVYAVYFKCNKKLLREYPNLFNYTKDIFQIPGMSSTVNMEHIKRHYYRSHPSINPFGIIPHGPNIDYSSPHDREKFSK, encoded by the exons ATGGCTCGTTCCGCTCTGGATGAGATGTCAGCAACGGGTGCTTTTGAGAGAACTTCTTCAACCTTCCGTAATATAGTCTCAAGGGAACCCGGCTCAGTTTTTCCAGTCGAATCTGGGAGGTACCACCTCTACATATCATATGCTTGCCCATGGGCATCAAGGTGCCTGGCTTACTTGAAGATTAAAGGCCTTGATCAAGCCATTGATTTCACA TCTGTTAAACCTATTTGGGAGAGGACGAAGGACAGCGATGAGCACATGGGATGGGTTTTTGCTTCATCAAGCACCGAGGAAGCAGGAGCTGATCTTGATCCTCTTAATGGAGCCAAAAGCATACGGGAGCTGTATGAGCTTGCAAGTACAAACTATTCTGGGAAATACACTGTTCCG GTTCTTTGGGATAAGAAACTGAAGACAATCGTGAACAACGAGAGTGCAGAAATAATACGCATGTTTAATAGTGAATTTAATGATATAGCTGAGAATGCAGCTTTGGACCTTTATCCTCCTCATTTGCAATCCCaaatcaatgaagcaaatgacTGGATATATGATGGAATAAACAACGGAGTGTATCAATGTGGTTTTGCAAAGAAGCAAGAGCCTTATGATGAG GCTGTGCAAAAAGTATACAAAGCTTTGGACAAATGTGAGGAGATACTGAGCAAGCAGAGATACATATGTGGAGATCAAGTGACTGAAGCAGATATTCGCTTGTTTGTCACCCTGATTAGGTTTGATGAG GTGTATGCTGTCTACTTCAAGTGCAATAAGAAGCTACTTCGTGAATATCCAAATCTGTTTAATTACACCAAAGATATTTTCCAAATACCCGGCATGAGCAGTACCGTCAACATGGAACACATCAAAAGGCATTACTATAGGAGCCATCCTAGCATCAATCCTTTCGGAATCATTCCCCATGGTCCAAATATCGACTATTCCTCTCCACATGATCGAGAGAAGTTCTCTAAGTAG
- the LOC107010030 gene encoding probable LRR receptor-like serine/threonine-protein kinase At3g47570 isoform X2, producing MNAVREILQVDLGNLPADLGSGIPSLETLICANNNLSGFISATISNASRLGMIDLSINSFTGPIPQSLGNLENLEVLNLQMNNFVSDSALSFLSSLTHCRKLIELRFAKNPLEGFFPASIGNFSDSLQIFEGWTCKLKGSIPREIGNLTGVIRINFSQNNLTGHIPKTIQGMLNLQEFYLESNKIEGIIPDVICNLKKLGALYLSGNQFSGRVPPCLGKVTMIVEYGQDGIVSTSCDVYSFGILMMETFTRIRPGDERFTGDLSIRRWVSDSFPNEIQKVVDANLVQLGDERIDAKIECLLSIIELALSCTLATPDARIGMEDSLSTLEKIRLQFVNRWN from the exons ATGAATGCAGTGA GAGAGATACTACAAGTGGATCTAG GTAATCTACCAGCAGATTTAGGCAGTGGGATCCCCAGCCTAGAAACATTGATTTGTGCAAACAACAATCTGAGTGGATTTATATCTGCTACTATCTCAAATGCTTCAAGACTCGGTATGATTGATCTTTCAATCAACAGTTTCACTGGTCCAATTCCTCAATCACTTGGTAACTTAGAAAACCTTGAGGTTTTGAACCTGCAGATGAACAATTTTGTCAGCGATTCAGCATTGAGCTTCCTCTCATCTTTGACACACTGTAGGAAACTGATAGAACTCAGATTTGCTAAGAATCCCTTGGAAGGCTTTTTCCCTGCATCCATTGGAAATTTCTCTGATTCTCTGCAAATTTTCGAAGGATGGACTTGTAAACTGAAAGGCTCCATTCCTCGAGAAATTGGTAATCTTACCGGGGTGATAAGGataaatttttcacaaaataatTTGACTGGACATATTCCAAAAACTATCCAAGGCATGCTGAACCTTCAAGAATTTTACCTAGAGAGCAACAAGATAGAAGGAATCATACCAGATGTTATCTGCAATTTAAAGAAACTTGGAGCATTATACTTGTCAGGTAATCAATTTTCTGGTCGCGTGCCACCTTGCTTAGGAAAAGTTACCATGATTGTAGAGTATGGACAAGATGGAATAGTATCCACGAGCTGTGATGTTTATAGTTTCGGCATCCTGATGATGGAGACGTTTACAAGAATCAGACCAGGTGATGAAAGATTCACTGGAGACTTGAGCATACGACGTTGGGTTAGTGATTCTTTTCCAAATGAGATTCAGAAGGTGGTGGATGCTAATTTGGTACAGCTAGGGGATGAACGAATTGACGCAAAGATAGAGTGTCTGTTGTCTATCATAGAGTTAGCTTTGAGCTGTACTTTAGCGACACCTGATGCAAGAATTGGTATGGAAGATTCTCTATCAACACTTGAAAAGATCAGGCTCCAGTTTGTCAATAGATGGAACTAG
- the LOC107008843 gene encoding uncharacterized protein LOC107008843 isoform X1: MNFPFVNRTIQLQTLRHTCVFQQPSFKQSIRMARSALDEMSATGAFERTSSTFRNIVSREPGSVFPVESGRYHLYISYACPWASRCLAYLKIKGLDQAIDFTSVKPIWERTKDSDEHMGWVFASSSTEEAGADLDPLNGAKSIRELYELASTNYSGKYTVPVLWDKKLKTIVNNESAEIIRMFNSEFNDIAENAALDLYPPHLQSQINEANDWIYDGINNGVYQCGFAKKQEPYDEAVQKVYKALDKCEEILSKQRYICGDQVTEADIRLFVTLIRFDEVYAVYFKCNKKLLREYPNLFNYTKDIFQIPGMSSTVNMEHIKRHYYRSHPSINPFGIIPHGPNIDYSSPHDREKFSK, encoded by the exons ATGAATTTTCCTTTTGTAAACAGAACAATCCAACTACAAACACTGAGGCACACTTGTGTATTTCAACAGCCTTCTTTCAAG CAAAGTATACGAATGGCTCGTTCCGCTCTGGATGAGATGTCAGCAACGGGTGCTTTTGAGAGAACTTCTTCAACCTTCCGTAATATAGTCTCAAGGGAACCCGGCTCAGTTTTTCCAGTCGAATCTGGGAGGTACCACCTCTACATATCATATGCTTGCCCATGGGCATCAAGGTGCCTGGCTTACTTGAAGATTAAAGGCCTTGATCAAGCCATTGATTTCACA TCTGTTAAACCTATTTGGGAGAGGACGAAGGACAGCGATGAGCACATGGGATGGGTTTTTGCTTCATCAAGCACCGAGGAAGCAGGAGCTGATCTTGATCCTCTTAATGGAGCCAAAAGCATACGGGAGCTGTATGAGCTTGCAAGTACAAACTATTCTGGGAAATACACTGTTCCG GTTCTTTGGGATAAGAAACTGAAGACAATCGTGAACAACGAGAGTGCAGAAATAATACGCATGTTTAATAGTGAATTTAATGATATAGCTGAGAATGCAGCTTTGGACCTTTATCCTCCTCATTTGCAATCCCaaatcaatgaagcaaatgacTGGATATATGATGGAATAAACAACGGAGTGTATCAATGTGGTTTTGCAAAGAAGCAAGAGCCTTATGATGAG GCTGTGCAAAAAGTATACAAAGCTTTGGACAAATGTGAGGAGATACTGAGCAAGCAGAGATACATATGTGGAGATCAAGTGACTGAAGCAGATATTCGCTTGTTTGTCACCCTGATTAGGTTTGATGAG GTGTATGCTGTCTACTTCAAGTGCAATAAGAAGCTACTTCGTGAATATCCAAATCTGTTTAATTACACCAAAGATATTTTCCAAATACCCGGCATGAGCAGTACCGTCAACATGGAACACATCAAAAGGCATTACTATAGGAGCCATCCTAGCATCAATCCTTTCGGAATCATTCCCCATGGTCCAAATATCGACTATTCCTCTCCACATGATCGAGAGAAGTTCTCTAAGTAG
- the LOC107009448 gene encoding protein EXORDIUM-like 7 gives MDNKFHFFHYLHFFLLLSSSCFSLVAFSWIPYDENKNYEGSSDLVNLEYHMGPVLSSPIKLYVIWYGHWNPSHQATIRDFLNSFSSSYAPHPSVADWWRTVRLYTDQTGQNISTISLSGEFFDYKYSQGKYLSRLSMQYVIKNAVRSYRESIPLNYKNGVYLVLTSYDVQVQEFCRAVCGFHYFTFPSILGVTVPYAWIGYSGKQCPGFCAYPFAWPKNSGKPPPNTRNGGNNLMGAPNGDPGVDGMISVIAHELAEVSSNPLVNAWYAGDNPMSPTEIADLCLGVYGTGAGGGYVGQVYKDFRGNGFNLHGVKGRKFLVQWVWNPLRRRCFGPNAMD, from the coding sequence ATGGACAAtaagtttcatttttttcattatctCCATTTCTTCTTGCTTCTATCTTCATCTTGCTTTTCACTTGTTGCCTTTTCTTGGATTCCATATGATGAAAACAAGAACTATGAAGGCTCATCTGATCTTGTTAATCTTGAATACCATATGGGTCCTGTTCTTTCTTCTCCTATTAAACTTTATGTGATATGGTATGGCCATTGGAACCCTTCTCATCAAGCCACAATTAGAGACTTTCTTAACTCCTTTTCATCttcttatgcacctcatcctTCTGTAGCTGATTGGTGGCGAACCGTTCGTCTTTACACAGATCAAACTGGGCAAAACATCTCAACTATTTCACTTTCTGGTGAATTCTTTGACTATAAGTACTCACAAGGGAAGTACCTTAGCAGATTATCAATGCAATATGTGATCAAGAATGCAGTAAGATCATACCGTGAATCTATACCGTTGAATTATAAGAATGGAGTTTACTTAGTGTTAACATCTTATGAtgttcaagttcaagaattttGTAGGGCTGTATGTGGTTTTCATTACTTTACATTTCCATCAATTCTTGGAGTGACAGTCCCTTATGCTTGGATTGGTTATAGTGGGAAACAATGTCCTGGTTTCTGTGCTTATCCTTTTGCTTGGCCTAAGAATTCAGGGAAGCCACCACCAAACACAAGAAATGGAGGAAACAACTTAATGGGGGCGCCAAATGGTGATCCGGGTGTCGATGGGATGATCAGTGTGATAGCTCATGAGCTAGCTGAGGTCTCTAGTAACCCTCTTGTGAATGCTTGGTATGCTGGGGATAATCCTATGTCACCTACTGAGATTGCTGATTTGTGTTTGGGAGTTTATGGTACTGGTGCTGGTGGTGGATATGTTGGACAAGTTTATAAGGATTTTCGGGGGAATGGTTTCAATTTACATGGTGTGAAAGGGAGAAAGTTTCTTGTTCAATGGGTCTGGAATCCACTCAGGAGAAGATGCTTTGGTCCTAATGCCATGGATTAG
- the LOC107009151 gene encoding pentatricopeptide repeat-containing protein At4g19890 isoform X1 — protein MISFAFHRLYRLQHFTASTTLLNGLLFSYPHQFFNFNSNPFWRYTQFHSFTTNPLSSDFDSVVRRVCSLVSESYCKVQENTHFKSRHPKLKLPIDSECLTQEQAITVVASLADEGGSMLALSFFYWAIGYVKFRHFMRLYIVLAIYLIKNGNFERTHEVMHCMLRNFCEVGMLKEAVDMVFEMQNQGLVLNAGSLNSVVSVVTEMGHVEMAEKVFGEMCDRGVCPDSFCFESMVVAYCRTGRVVEADRWLSAMLERGFLVDNATCTLILSVFCEKGSINRVLSIFNKLIELGLAPNVINYTCLINGLCKKGIIKHAFELLEEMVRKGLKPNVFTHTALIDGLCKKGWMDKAFRLFLKLVKSDNYKPNVHTYTAMIAGYCKQEKLNRAEMLLSRMQEQELVPNANTYTALIDGYCKVGNFDVAYKLLRVMDEKGLAPSTFTYNAVIDGLCKKGRVQEAYQMLKKGMQIGISPDLVTYTILMSQSCKLGDNGQAFALFSKMVKAGIGPDMHTYTTLIAALCRQKKMKDSEKLFDDAVILGLIPTKETCTSMICGYCRDKNVAMAKKYFQRMGEYGCAPDSLTYGALISGLCKESKLDEARDLYNSMVDKGIPPCEVTRLTVAYEYCKNNEPTITMGLLDKLEKKLWVRTVSTLVRKLCSEKKVNVAALFFHKLLDKQQSVDRVTLAAFMSACYESNKYDLVSSMNERITKDFGESTVE, from the exons ATGATTTCCTTTGCATTTCATCGTCTCTACAGACTTCAGCATTTTACAGCTTCTACTACACTCCTCAATGGCCTCCTTTTCTCCTATCCTCACCAGTTCTTCAACTTTAATAGCAACCCCTTTTGGCGCTATACCcaatttcattcttttacaACAAACCCACTGTCTTCTGATTTTGATTCAGTTGTCAGAAGGGTCTGTTCTTTAGTATCTGAATCATACTGTAAAGTTCAAGAAAATACCCATTTCAAATCTAGACACCCCAAGTTGAAATTGCCGATAGATTCTGAGTGTTTGACTCAAGAACAGGCTATAACTGTTGTTGCTTCTCTTGCAGATGAGGGAGGGTCCATGCTGGCATTGAGTTTCTTTTATTGGGCAATTGGGTATGTGAAATTCAGGCAttttatgaggctttatattgttttagctatttatttgattaaaaatggCAACTTTGAGAGAACCCATGAAGTGATGCATTGTATGTTGAGGAATTTTTGTGAAGTTGGTATGTTAAAGGAGGCTGTAGATATGGTTTTTGAGATGCAAAATCAAGGTTTGGTTTTGAATGCTGGGAGTTTGAATTCTGTTGTTAGTGTTGTTACTGAGATGGGACATGTTGAGATGGCAGAGAAGGTGTTTGGTGAAATGTGTGACAGAGGGGTCTGTCCTGATTCATTTTGTTTCGAGTCTATGGTTGTTGCTTATTGTAGAACCGGAAGAGTTGTAGAGGCTGATAGGTGGCTGAGTGCAATGCTCGAAAGGGGGTTTCTTGTTGATAATGCGACTTGCACTTTAATATTGAGTGTTTTCTGTGAAAAGGGGTCTATTAATAGAGTGTTGAGTATTTTTAATAAACTGATTGAATTGGGGTTGGCTCCAAATGTTATCAATTATACGTGTTTGATAAATGGATTGTGTAAGAAAGGCATTATTAAGCATGCATTCGAGTTGTTAGAGGAAATGGTTAGAAAAGGTTTGAAACCAAATGTTTTCACTCATACTGCATTGATTGATGGTCTTTGTAAGAAAGGCTGGATGGATAAGGCTTTTAGACTATTCCTAAAACTTGTGAAGAGTGACAATTACAAGCCTAATGTGCATACATATACAGCCATGATAGCTGGATACTGCAAACAGGAAAAATTGAATCGTGCAGAGATGCTTCTGAGCAGAATGCAAGAACAAGAGTTGGTCCCTAATGCCAACACCTATACTGCTCTCATTGATGGGTACTGTAAAGTTGGAAACTTTGATGTTGCTTATAAATTATTGCGTGTGATGGATGAAAAAGGCTTGGCGCCAAGCACTTTTACGTATAACGCGGTCATTGATGGCCTGTGTAAAAAGGGAAGGGTTCAGGAGGCTTATCAGATGCTGAAGAAAGGTATGCAAATTGGAATTTCGCCAGATTTAGTGACTTACACCATTCTAATGTCTCAGAGCTGCAAACTAGGAGATAATGGACAAGCTTTTGCTCTTTTCAGTAAGATGGTTAAAGCTGGTATTGGCCCTGATATGCATACATACACCACATTAATTGCTGCCTTGTGTAggcaaaagaaaatgaaagacaGTGAAAAGCTCTTTGATGATGCTGTAATTTTAGGTTTGATACCTACCAAAGAGACTTGTACTTCCATGATATGTGGATATTGTAGAGATAAAAATGTGGCCATGGCCAAGAAGTACTTCCAGAGGATGGGAGAATATGGTTGTGCACCTGATAGCCTCACTTATGGTGCTTTGATTAGTGGGCTTTGTAAGGAGTCAAAGTTGGATGAGGCTAGAGATCTTTACAATTCAATGGTTGATAAAGGGATTCCCCCATGTGAAGTTACACGGCTGACTGTAGCTTATGAGTATTGCAAGAACAATGAACCAACCATCACAATGGGCCTCTtagataaattagaaaaaaaactttGGGTTCGAACTGTATCTACCTTAGTCAGGAAGCTTTGCAGTGAAAAGAAAGTGAATGTAGCTGCTCTGTTTTTCCATAAACTGCTAGACAAACAGCAGAGTGTGGATCGAGTAACTCTTGCAGCGTTTATGTCGGCGTGCTATGAAAGCAATAAATATGACCTTGTCTCCAGTATGAATGAGAGGATAACAAAAGATTTTG GAGAATCTACGGTAGAGTGA
- the LOC107010030 gene encoding probable LRR receptor-like serine/threonine-protein kinase At3g47570 isoform X1: MSALRAVVLDENMFSGNLPADLGSGIPSLETLICANNNLSGFISATISNASRLGMIDLSINSFTGPIPQSLGNLENLEVLNLQMNNFVSDSALSFLSSLTHCRKLIELRFAKNPLEGFFPASIGNFSDSLQIFEGWTCKLKGSIPREIGNLTGVIRINFSQNNLTGHIPKTIQGMLNLQEFYLESNKIEGIIPDVICNLKKLGALYLSGNQFSGRVPPCLGKVTMIVEYGQDGIVSTSCDVYSFGILMMETFTRIRPGDERFTGDLSIRRWVSDSFPNEIQKVVDANLVQLGDERIDAKIECLLSIIELALSCTLATPDARIGMEDSLSTLEKIRLQFVNRWN; this comes from the coding sequence ATGTCAGCGCTGAGGGCAGTCGTACTTGACGAAAACATGTTTTCAGGTAATCTACCAGCAGATTTAGGCAGTGGGATCCCCAGCCTAGAAACATTGATTTGTGCAAACAACAATCTGAGTGGATTTATATCTGCTACTATCTCAAATGCTTCAAGACTCGGTATGATTGATCTTTCAATCAACAGTTTCACTGGTCCAATTCCTCAATCACTTGGTAACTTAGAAAACCTTGAGGTTTTGAACCTGCAGATGAACAATTTTGTCAGCGATTCAGCATTGAGCTTCCTCTCATCTTTGACACACTGTAGGAAACTGATAGAACTCAGATTTGCTAAGAATCCCTTGGAAGGCTTTTTCCCTGCATCCATTGGAAATTTCTCTGATTCTCTGCAAATTTTCGAAGGATGGACTTGTAAACTGAAAGGCTCCATTCCTCGAGAAATTGGTAATCTTACCGGGGTGATAAGGataaatttttcacaaaataatTTGACTGGACATATTCCAAAAACTATCCAAGGCATGCTGAACCTTCAAGAATTTTACCTAGAGAGCAACAAGATAGAAGGAATCATACCAGATGTTATCTGCAATTTAAAGAAACTTGGAGCATTATACTTGTCAGGTAATCAATTTTCTGGTCGCGTGCCACCTTGCTTAGGAAAAGTTACCATGATTGTAGAGTATGGACAAGATGGAATAGTATCCACGAGCTGTGATGTTTATAGTTTCGGCATCCTGATGATGGAGACGTTTACAAGAATCAGACCAGGTGATGAAAGATTCACTGGAGACTTGAGCATACGACGTTGGGTTAGTGATTCTTTTCCAAATGAGATTCAGAAGGTGGTGGATGCTAATTTGGTACAGCTAGGGGATGAACGAATTGACGCAAAGATAGAGTGTCTGTTGTCTATCATAGAGTTAGCTTTGAGCTGTACTTTAGCGACACCTGATGCAAGAATTGGTATGGAAGATTCTCTATCAACACTTGAAAAGATCAGGCTCCAGTTTGTCAATAGATGGAACTAG
- the LOC107009151 gene encoding pentatricopeptide repeat-containing protein At4g19890 isoform X2, giving the protein MISFAFHRLYRLQHFTASTTLLNGLLFSYPHQFFNFNSNPFWRYTQFHSFTTNPLSSDFDSVVRRVCSLVSESYCKVQENTHFKSRHPKLKLPIDSECLTQEQAITVVASLADEGGSMLALSFFYWAIGYVKFRHFMRLYIVLAIYLIKNGNFERTHEVMHCMLRNFCEVGMLKEAVDMVFEMQNQGLVLNAGSLNSVVSVVTEMGHVEMAEKVFGEMCDRGVCPDSFCFESMVVAYCRTGRVVEADRWLSAMLERGFLVDNATCTLILSVFCEKGSINRVLSIFNKLIELGLAPNVINYTCLINGLCKKGIIKHAFELLEEMVRKGLKPNVFTHTALIDGLCKKGWMDKAFRLFLKLVKSDNYKPNVHTYTAMIAGYCKQEKLNRAEMLLSRMQEQELVPNANTYTALIDGYCKVGNFDVAYKLLRVMDEKGLAPSTFTYNAVIDGLCKKGRVQEAYQMLKKGMQIGISPDLVTYTILMSQSCKLGDNGQAFALFSKMVKAGIGPDMHTYTTLIAALCRQKKMKDSEKLFDDAVILGLIPTKETCTSMICGYCRDKNVAMAKKYFQRMGEYGCAPDSLTYGALISGLCKESKLDEARDLYNSMVDKGIPPCEVTRLTVAYEYCKNNEPTITMGLLDKLEKKLWVRTVSTLVRKLCSEKKVNVAALFFHKLLDKQQSVDRVTLAAFMSACYESNKYDLVSSMNERITKDFD; this is encoded by the exons ATGATTTCCTTTGCATTTCATCGTCTCTACAGACTTCAGCATTTTACAGCTTCTACTACACTCCTCAATGGCCTCCTTTTCTCCTATCCTCACCAGTTCTTCAACTTTAATAGCAACCCCTTTTGGCGCTATACCcaatttcattcttttacaACAAACCCACTGTCTTCTGATTTTGATTCAGTTGTCAGAAGGGTCTGTTCTTTAGTATCTGAATCATACTGTAAAGTTCAAGAAAATACCCATTTCAAATCTAGACACCCCAAGTTGAAATTGCCGATAGATTCTGAGTGTTTGACTCAAGAACAGGCTATAACTGTTGTTGCTTCTCTTGCAGATGAGGGAGGGTCCATGCTGGCATTGAGTTTCTTTTATTGGGCAATTGGGTATGTGAAATTCAGGCAttttatgaggctttatattgttttagctatttatttgattaaaaatggCAACTTTGAGAGAACCCATGAAGTGATGCATTGTATGTTGAGGAATTTTTGTGAAGTTGGTATGTTAAAGGAGGCTGTAGATATGGTTTTTGAGATGCAAAATCAAGGTTTGGTTTTGAATGCTGGGAGTTTGAATTCTGTTGTTAGTGTTGTTACTGAGATGGGACATGTTGAGATGGCAGAGAAGGTGTTTGGTGAAATGTGTGACAGAGGGGTCTGTCCTGATTCATTTTGTTTCGAGTCTATGGTTGTTGCTTATTGTAGAACCGGAAGAGTTGTAGAGGCTGATAGGTGGCTGAGTGCAATGCTCGAAAGGGGGTTTCTTGTTGATAATGCGACTTGCACTTTAATATTGAGTGTTTTCTGTGAAAAGGGGTCTATTAATAGAGTGTTGAGTATTTTTAATAAACTGATTGAATTGGGGTTGGCTCCAAATGTTATCAATTATACGTGTTTGATAAATGGATTGTGTAAGAAAGGCATTATTAAGCATGCATTCGAGTTGTTAGAGGAAATGGTTAGAAAAGGTTTGAAACCAAATGTTTTCACTCATACTGCATTGATTGATGGTCTTTGTAAGAAAGGCTGGATGGATAAGGCTTTTAGACTATTCCTAAAACTTGTGAAGAGTGACAATTACAAGCCTAATGTGCATACATATACAGCCATGATAGCTGGATACTGCAAACAGGAAAAATTGAATCGTGCAGAGATGCTTCTGAGCAGAATGCAAGAACAAGAGTTGGTCCCTAATGCCAACACCTATACTGCTCTCATTGATGGGTACTGTAAAGTTGGAAACTTTGATGTTGCTTATAAATTATTGCGTGTGATGGATGAAAAAGGCTTGGCGCCAAGCACTTTTACGTATAACGCGGTCATTGATGGCCTGTGTAAAAAGGGAAGGGTTCAGGAGGCTTATCAGATGCTGAAGAAAGGTATGCAAATTGGAATTTCGCCAGATTTAGTGACTTACACCATTCTAATGTCTCAGAGCTGCAAACTAGGAGATAATGGACAAGCTTTTGCTCTTTTCAGTAAGATGGTTAAAGCTGGTATTGGCCCTGATATGCATACATACACCACATTAATTGCTGCCTTGTGTAggcaaaagaaaatgaaagacaGTGAAAAGCTCTTTGATGATGCTGTAATTTTAGGTTTGATACCTACCAAAGAGACTTGTACTTCCATGATATGTGGATATTGTAGAGATAAAAATGTGGCCATGGCCAAGAAGTACTTCCAGAGGATGGGAGAATATGGTTGTGCACCTGATAGCCTCACTTATGGTGCTTTGATTAGTGGGCTTTGTAAGGAGTCAAAGTTGGATGAGGCTAGAGATCTTTACAATTCAATGGTTGATAAAGGGATTCCCCCATGTGAAGTTACACGGCTGACTGTAGCTTATGAGTATTGCAAGAACAATGAACCAACCATCACAATGGGCCTCTtagataaattagaaaaaaaactttGGGTTCGAACTGTATCTACCTTAGTCAGGAAGCTTTGCAGTGAAAAGAAAGTGAATGTAGCTGCTCTGTTTTTCCATAAACTGCTAGACAAACAGCAGAGTGTGGATCGAGTAACTCTTGCAGCGTTTATGTCGGCGTGCTATGAAAGCAATAAATATGACCTTGTCTCCAGTATGAATGAGAGGATAACAAAAGATTTTG ATTGA